The Photobacterium sanguinicancri genome includes the window ATCAAATTTTTGCTGTTCAGCATAAATTCGGGCAAGACGGGTTTGCGCTAGAGGAAGAATAGCTTCATCTGACGTATTTGTGATAGCCCAGTTAAGCTGCTCTGTCGCAGCATCTAGTTCATTATTCTGAACTTGTGCTTTTGCCAGTTGCAACGCCGCCAGTACTGAATATTGGCTTTCTTCGTGACCCGCAATGAAAGCTTTAACATCAGCAATAGCTGAATCGTTACCGCTTTCTAGTGCTGTTATCGCTTGCGTATACGCATCAGAGGCTTGTTCTTTACCTGATTGGATTTCTCCTTGGTAAAAACGCCAGCCATAAAGACCACCCAGACCAATCACAGCACCTAGAACAACGGCTTTACCGTTTTCTTTCCACCACGACTTAATCGCTTCAACCTGTTGTTCCTCGGTCTCGTAGACGTCC containing:
- a CDS encoding YfgM family protein, whose translation is MDVYETEEQQVEAIKSWWKENGKAVVLGAVIGLGGLYGWRFYQGEIQSGKEQASDAYTQAITALESGNDSAIADVKAFIAGHEESQYSVLAALQLAKAQVQNNELDAATEQLNWAITNTSDEAILPLAQTRLARIYAEQQKFDQATAELDKVTAESWKAKVEELRGDILLQQGDSAAAREAYVQAQQLGTSPVVQMKLDDLAQ